Proteins encoded together in one Sander lucioperca isolate FBNREF2018 chromosome 17, SLUC_FBN_1.2, whole genome shotgun sequence window:
- the LOC116060403 gene encoding NLR family CARD domain-containing protein 3-like isoform X2: MAEKRKMRKRSTSSSEEPMSSQTSEAETAAPSVVSMKSDASMYEPLRFGVNELKRSRSRGDEPTAPSGVSMKSDASMYEPLRFGYEKTQSEQTGEPSSCPMCMEALSDPVRLTCGHWSCKQCVSSDNPCAKCGKKHRKDPRHQKDTEEDTRGSHLLNAKKNHRKATQNKFTWTSEGLGDQKNPLNTIYTTLFINPGESEGPHEEQSFRHFKRTLKKQQSAEKLINLNDIFTPSPGQEKPPRTVLTKGVAGIGKSFSVQKFILDWAEERANQDIDFVFNLAFRELNLSTENKSLIELLTDYHPALHELKDSEDFVKARVIVILDGLDESRLPLDFENKPVTSVSEVTSVGNLLANLIQGNLLPDAKLWITSRPAAANQIPAEFVDMVTEIRGFSDPQKEEYFRRRFSNDLSLADRIISHIHSSQSLDVMCQIPIFCWISAVLFQEIFGGDEKAETPQTLTEMMAHFLFAQTKRRSRKYEKKTEENKERLLQTHREFLLKLGKLAFVQLQKNNLIFYDEDLEDCGIDILEASVYSGFCSTVLREEEVFSQKKIFFFVHLTIQEFFAALFVYDCFTNKNTKELGNFLDLKDKEHTLLDLLKMTVDKVLEKKNGHLDFFLRFLLGLMAETNRRVLQGLLTSPDPGQDTNKKILTHLKAIRRKALSPDSCINLFQTMVEMRDHKVKDEIQEYLKLSERSKTELTPLHCSALAYMLQVSKDDLDVIELKNFNTSDEGRRRLIPAVRTSRKAILADCKVTEEWVEHLAFGLKFPYTALRDLDLSNNDLKDSGVKLLCDGLSSQCCRLKTLSLSGCQVTEEGCDYLASALKSNPSHLTELDLSYNNLGESGEKLLSELKNDPQNQLTVLNVEHGGSQRMKQGFKKYACDLTWDPNTAHKNLLLSDGNRKVTWVKDEQPYPPHLERFDLCQQVLCEQGLDGRCYWEVEVEEPFNIGLTYRSIGRKGDGSDSKLGCNDKSWGLICSDEGCFVQHSNKKEVVCSFCSRSSRVGVYLDWPAGTLSFYRVSSDSRTRLHTFKERFIEPLYPAVEFHTHSSAFFVG, from the exons ATGGCTGagaagaggaagatgaggaagcGATCCACCTCTTCGTCTGAAGAGCCAATGAG TTCACAGACGAGTGAAGCTGAGACCGCAGCTCCCAGCGTTGTCTCTATGAAGAGTGATGCGTCCATGTACGAGCCGCTCAGATTTGGTGTTAACGAGTTAAAACG TTCACGGTCGAGGGGAGATGAGCCGACAGCTCCCAGTGGTGTCTCTATGAAGAGTGATGCGTCCATGTACGAGCCGCTCAGATTTGGTTATGAAAAGACACAGAG CGAGCAGACTGGGGAGCCGTCCAGCTGTCCGATGTGTATGGAGGCTTTGAGTGATCCAGTCCGTTTGACCTGTGGACACTGGTCATGCAAACAGTGTGTCAGCTCAGACAACCCCTGTGCAAAGTGTGgaaagaaacacagaaaagaTCCCAGACACCAGAAAGATACTGAGGAAGACACTA GGGGCAGCCATCTtttgaatgcaaagaaaaatcACAGAAAAGCAACGCAGAACAAATTTACTTGGACATCTGAAGGTTTGGGTGACCAAAAGAATCCCCTGAACACAATCTACACCACACTCTTCATCAACCCTGGAGAGAGTGAAGGGCCACATGAAGAACAATCGTTCAGACACTTCAAACGTACactgaaaaaacaacaatctgCAGAAAAATTAATCAACCTCAATGACATCTTCACACCGTCACCTGGCCAAGAGAAACCCCCCAGAACAGTCCTGACGAAGGGCGTTGCAGGAATTGGAAAATCATTTTCTGTGCAGAAATTCATTCTTGATTGGGCCGAGGAGAGAGCTAACCAGGACATTGATTTTGTTTTCAATCTTGCTTTCCGAGAGCTGAATCTGAGTACAGAAAACAAAAGCTTGATTGAGCTCCTGACTGATTATCATCCTGCGCTCCATGAGCTGAAAGATTCAGAAGATTTCGTCAAAGCCAGGGTTATCGTGATCCTGGACGGCCTGGATGAAAGCAGACTTCCACTGGACTTTGAGAACAAGCCGGTAACATCTGTCAGTGAAGTAACATCTGTTGGTAATCTCCTAGCAAACCTCATCCAGGGAAACCTTCTTCCTGATGCTAAACTGTGGATAACATCCCGTccagcagcagccaatcagatccctgcAGAGTTTGTTGACATGGTGACGGAGATACGAGGGTTCAGTGACCCACAAAAAGAAGAATACTTCAGGAGGAGATTCAGTAATGACTTGAGTCTTGCTGACAGGATCATTTCACACATTCACTCTTCACAGAGTCTCGACGTCATGTGCCAGATCCCGATCTTCTGCTGGATTTCTGCCGTATTATTTCAGGAGATCTTTGGGGGAGATGAGAAAGCTGAGACTCCCCAAACTCTCACAGAGATGATGGCACATTTCCTGTTTGCCCAGACAAAACGCAGAAGcagaaaatatgaaaagaagactgaggaaaacaaagagagacttctgcagacacacagagaattTCTTCTGAAACTCGGCAAGCTTGCATTTGTCCAGCTGCAGAAGAACAACCTCATCTTCTACGATGAAGACCTGGAAGACTGTGGCATTGACATACTAGAGGCATCCGTCTACTCTGGATTTTGCAGCACAGTTCTTAGGGAAGAAGAAGTCTTTTCCCAGAAAAAGATCTTCTTCTTTGTGCACCTGACCATACAGGAGTTCTTTGCTGCTCTTTTTGTCTATGACTGTTTCACAAACAAGAATACAAAAGAGCTCGGCAACTTCCTCGATCTGAAGGACAAAGAACATACCTTACTTGATCTTCTGAAGATGACCGTTGACAAAGTGTTGGAGAAAAAGAACGGCCATCTAGACTTCTTCTTGCGATTCCTCCTTGGCCTCATGGCAGAAACCAACCGGAGAGTCCTTCAGGGTCTGCTGACATCACCAGACCCAGGCCAAGATACCAACAAGAAAATCCTGACTCACCTCAAAGCCATCCGAAGAAAGGCCCTCTCTCCAGATAGTTGCATCAACCTCTTCCAGACCATGGTCGAGATGAGAGACCATAAAGTCAAAGATGAGATTCAGGAATATCTCAAACTGTCAGAGCGTTCAAAAACAGAGCTGACTCCACTGCACTGCTCTGCGCTGGCCTACATGCTGCAGGTATCGAAAGATGATCTGGATGTGATAGAATTGAAGAATTTCAACACATCAGATGAAGGCCGAAGGAGGCTGATACCAGCTGTGAGGACCAGCAGAAAGGCTAT ACTGGCAGACTGCAAAGTGACTGAAGAATGGGTCGAACATCTGGCCTTTGGTCTCAAGTTCCCCTACACAGCTCTGAGAGATCTGGATCTAAGCAACAATGACCTGAAAGACTCAGGAGTAAAGCTGCTCTGTGATGGACTGTCGAGTCAATGTTGCAGACTGAAGACACTAAG TCTATCAGGTTGTCAGGTCACAGAGGAAGGATGTGATTATCTGGCCTCggctctgaagtccaaccctTCCCATCTGacagagctggacctgagctacaacaATTTGGGAGAATCAGGAGAGAAGCTGCTCTCTGAGCTGAAGAATGATCCACAAAACCAGCTCACCGTACTCAA TGTTGAGCACGGTGGAAGTCAACGGATGAAACAGGGATTCAAGAAAT ATGCCTGTGATCTCACTTGGGACCCCAACACAGCCCACAAGAACCTCCTTCTCTCTGATGGGAACAGAAAGGTGACCTGGGTGAAAGATGAGCAGCCATATCCCCCTCATCTGGAAAGGTTTGATCTCTGCCAGCAGGTGCTGTGTGAACAGGGTCTAGATGGGCGCTGCTACTGGGAGGTCGAGGTGGAGGAGCCCTTCAACATCGGGTTAACATACAGAAGCATTGGCAGGAAAGGGGATGGGAGCGATAGCAAGCTAGGGTGCAACGACAAGTCTTGGGGTCTGATATGCTCTGATGAAGGTTGTTTTGTTCAGCACAGCAACAAGAAAGAAGTAGTATGTTCTTTTTGCTCGCGCTCTAGTCGGGTGGGGGTGTATCTGGATTGGCCGGCTGGtactctgtccttctacagagtCTCCTCTGACAGTCGGACCCGCCTCCATACCTTCAAAGAAAGGTTCATTGAGCCCCTCTATCCCGCTGTTGAATTTCACACTCATTCATCTGCATTTTTTGTCGGCTAA
- the LOC116060403 gene encoding NLR family CARD domain-containing protein 3-like isoform X1, whose protein sequence is MAEKRKMRKRSTSSSEEPMSSQTSEAETAAPSVVSMKSDASMYEPLRFGVNELKRSRSRGDEPTAPSGVSMKSDASMYEPLRFGYEKTQSSQSRGNEPTAPSVVSMKSDASMYEPLRFGVEKAQSEQTGEPSSCPMCMEALSDPVRLTCGHWSCKQCVSSDNPCAKCGKKHRKDPRHQKDTEEDTRGSHLLNAKKNHRKATQNKFTWTSEGLGDQKNPLNTIYTTLFINPGESEGPHEEQSFRHFKRTLKKQQSAEKLINLNDIFTPSPGQEKPPRTVLTKGVAGIGKSFSVQKFILDWAEERANQDIDFVFNLAFRELNLSTENKSLIELLTDYHPALHELKDSEDFVKARVIVILDGLDESRLPLDFENKPVTSVSEVTSVGNLLANLIQGNLLPDAKLWITSRPAAANQIPAEFVDMVTEIRGFSDPQKEEYFRRRFSNDLSLADRIISHIHSSQSLDVMCQIPIFCWISAVLFQEIFGGDEKAETPQTLTEMMAHFLFAQTKRRSRKYEKKTEENKERLLQTHREFLLKLGKLAFVQLQKNNLIFYDEDLEDCGIDILEASVYSGFCSTVLREEEVFSQKKIFFFVHLTIQEFFAALFVYDCFTNKNTKELGNFLDLKDKEHTLLDLLKMTVDKVLEKKNGHLDFFLRFLLGLMAETNRRVLQGLLTSPDPGQDTNKKILTHLKAIRRKALSPDSCINLFQTMVEMRDHKVKDEIQEYLKLSERSKTELTPLHCSALAYMLQVSKDDLDVIELKNFNTSDEGRRRLIPAVRTSRKAILADCKVTEEWVEHLAFGLKFPYTALRDLDLSNNDLKDSGVKLLCDGLSSQCCRLKTLSLSGCQVTEEGCDYLASALKSNPSHLTELDLSYNNLGESGEKLLSELKNDPQNQLTVLNVEHGGSQRMKQGFKKYACDLTWDPNTAHKNLLLSDGNRKVTWVKDEQPYPPHLERFDLCQQVLCEQGLDGRCYWEVEVEEPFNIGLTYRSIGRKGDGSDSKLGCNDKSWGLICSDEGCFVQHSNKKEVVCSFCSRSSRVGVYLDWPAGTLSFYRVSSDSRTRLHTFKERFIEPLYPAVEFHTHSSAFFVG, encoded by the exons ATGGCTGagaagaggaagatgaggaagcGATCCACCTCTTCGTCTGAAGAGCCAATGAG TTCACAGACGAGTGAAGCTGAGACCGCAGCTCCCAGCGTTGTCTCTATGAAGAGTGATGCGTCCATGTACGAGCCGCTCAGATTTGGTGTTAACGAGTTAAAACG TTCACGGTCGAGGGGAGATGAGCCGACAGCTCCCAGTGGTGTCTCTATGAAGAGTGATGCGTCCATGTACGAGCCGCTCAGATTTGGTTATGAAAAGACACAGAG TTCACAGTCGAGGGGAAATGAGCCGACAGCTCCCAGTGTTGTCTCTATGAAGAGTGATGCGTCCATGTACGAGCCGCTCAGATTTGGTGTTGAAAAGGCACAAAG CGAGCAGACTGGGGAGCCGTCCAGCTGTCCGATGTGTATGGAGGCTTTGAGTGATCCAGTCCGTTTGACCTGTGGACACTGGTCATGCAAACAGTGTGTCAGCTCAGACAACCCCTGTGCAAAGTGTGgaaagaaacacagaaaagaTCCCAGACACCAGAAAGATACTGAGGAAGACACTA GGGGCAGCCATCTtttgaatgcaaagaaaaatcACAGAAAAGCAACGCAGAACAAATTTACTTGGACATCTGAAGGTTTGGGTGACCAAAAGAATCCCCTGAACACAATCTACACCACACTCTTCATCAACCCTGGAGAGAGTGAAGGGCCACATGAAGAACAATCGTTCAGACACTTCAAACGTACactgaaaaaacaacaatctgCAGAAAAATTAATCAACCTCAATGACATCTTCACACCGTCACCTGGCCAAGAGAAACCCCCCAGAACAGTCCTGACGAAGGGCGTTGCAGGAATTGGAAAATCATTTTCTGTGCAGAAATTCATTCTTGATTGGGCCGAGGAGAGAGCTAACCAGGACATTGATTTTGTTTTCAATCTTGCTTTCCGAGAGCTGAATCTGAGTACAGAAAACAAAAGCTTGATTGAGCTCCTGACTGATTATCATCCTGCGCTCCATGAGCTGAAAGATTCAGAAGATTTCGTCAAAGCCAGGGTTATCGTGATCCTGGACGGCCTGGATGAAAGCAGACTTCCACTGGACTTTGAGAACAAGCCGGTAACATCTGTCAGTGAAGTAACATCTGTTGGTAATCTCCTAGCAAACCTCATCCAGGGAAACCTTCTTCCTGATGCTAAACTGTGGATAACATCCCGTccagcagcagccaatcagatccctgcAGAGTTTGTTGACATGGTGACGGAGATACGAGGGTTCAGTGACCCACAAAAAGAAGAATACTTCAGGAGGAGATTCAGTAATGACTTGAGTCTTGCTGACAGGATCATTTCACACATTCACTCTTCACAGAGTCTCGACGTCATGTGCCAGATCCCGATCTTCTGCTGGATTTCTGCCGTATTATTTCAGGAGATCTTTGGGGGAGATGAGAAAGCTGAGACTCCCCAAACTCTCACAGAGATGATGGCACATTTCCTGTTTGCCCAGACAAAACGCAGAAGcagaaaatatgaaaagaagactgaggaaaacaaagagagacttctgcagacacacagagaattTCTTCTGAAACTCGGCAAGCTTGCATTTGTCCAGCTGCAGAAGAACAACCTCATCTTCTACGATGAAGACCTGGAAGACTGTGGCATTGACATACTAGAGGCATCCGTCTACTCTGGATTTTGCAGCACAGTTCTTAGGGAAGAAGAAGTCTTTTCCCAGAAAAAGATCTTCTTCTTTGTGCACCTGACCATACAGGAGTTCTTTGCTGCTCTTTTTGTCTATGACTGTTTCACAAACAAGAATACAAAAGAGCTCGGCAACTTCCTCGATCTGAAGGACAAAGAACATACCTTACTTGATCTTCTGAAGATGACCGTTGACAAAGTGTTGGAGAAAAAGAACGGCCATCTAGACTTCTTCTTGCGATTCCTCCTTGGCCTCATGGCAGAAACCAACCGGAGAGTCCTTCAGGGTCTGCTGACATCACCAGACCCAGGCCAAGATACCAACAAGAAAATCCTGACTCACCTCAAAGCCATCCGAAGAAAGGCCCTCTCTCCAGATAGTTGCATCAACCTCTTCCAGACCATGGTCGAGATGAGAGACCATAAAGTCAAAGATGAGATTCAGGAATATCTCAAACTGTCAGAGCGTTCAAAAACAGAGCTGACTCCACTGCACTGCTCTGCGCTGGCCTACATGCTGCAGGTATCGAAAGATGATCTGGATGTGATAGAATTGAAGAATTTCAACACATCAGATGAAGGCCGAAGGAGGCTGATACCAGCTGTGAGGACCAGCAGAAAGGCTAT ACTGGCAGACTGCAAAGTGACTGAAGAATGGGTCGAACATCTGGCCTTTGGTCTCAAGTTCCCCTACACAGCTCTGAGAGATCTGGATCTAAGCAACAATGACCTGAAAGACTCAGGAGTAAAGCTGCTCTGTGATGGACTGTCGAGTCAATGTTGCAGACTGAAGACACTAAG TCTATCAGGTTGTCAGGTCACAGAGGAAGGATGTGATTATCTGGCCTCggctctgaagtccaaccctTCCCATCTGacagagctggacctgagctacaacaATTTGGGAGAATCAGGAGAGAAGCTGCTCTCTGAGCTGAAGAATGATCCACAAAACCAGCTCACCGTACTCAA TGTTGAGCACGGTGGAAGTCAACGGATGAAACAGGGATTCAAGAAAT ATGCCTGTGATCTCACTTGGGACCCCAACACAGCCCACAAGAACCTCCTTCTCTCTGATGGGAACAGAAAGGTGACCTGGGTGAAAGATGAGCAGCCATATCCCCCTCATCTGGAAAGGTTTGATCTCTGCCAGCAGGTGCTGTGTGAACAGGGTCTAGATGGGCGCTGCTACTGGGAGGTCGAGGTGGAGGAGCCCTTCAACATCGGGTTAACATACAGAAGCATTGGCAGGAAAGGGGATGGGAGCGATAGCAAGCTAGGGTGCAACGACAAGTCTTGGGGTCTGATATGCTCTGATGAAGGTTGTTTTGTTCAGCACAGCAACAAGAAAGAAGTAGTATGTTCTTTTTGCTCGCGCTCTAGTCGGGTGGGGGTGTATCTGGATTGGCCGGCTGGtactctgtccttctacagagtCTCCTCTGACAGTCGGACCCGCCTCCATACCTTCAAAGAAAGGTTCATTGAGCCCCTCTATCCCGCTGTTGAATTTCACACTCATTCATCTGCATTTTTTGTCGGCTAA